A portion of the Stella humosa genome contains these proteins:
- a CDS encoding DUF6504 family protein: MPRVVSLWLPTWPTDRLRRRLGGKAPPPDTPLVLVGREGRRRVIVAADTAAVRSGLRVGMAVTKAEALTPGLLIEDAEPAADAEALERLALWVLQRYAPIVAADPPDGLVIDTTGTDHLHGGEAAMVGGLVDRLAGSQVAARAACADSWGAAHAFARHGARSAIILPPGESNGRLLDLPICALRLPLKTIEGLLMLGFERIGELAATPRAPLALRFGPEVGRRLDQAFGRLAEPIDPIRAPEQVEVIRSFAEPIGAAETIARYTAKLVVGLCALLEERGLGARRVDLLFHRVDNRIEAIRVGVVLPLRDAKRLTRLLCDRIETVDPGFGIERMCLTATEAEPLGAQQVVSSLGGEPEADVTGLIDVLANRIGEERLYRVAAVASDVPERSVIRIPASSADTGVGWPDHWPRPSRLLARPEPIEAMALLPDHPPVAFTWRGIRRRVKRADGPERVFGEWWRRDAELVAVRDYFQVEDEQGERFWIYRAGDGEHADSGSQGWFLHGIFG, translated from the coding sequence ATGCCGCGGGTCGTATCGCTCTGGCTGCCGACGTGGCCGACCGACCGGCTGAGGCGCAGACTTGGTGGCAAAGCGCCACCGCCTGACACACCGCTCGTGCTGGTGGGACGCGAAGGCCGCCGCCGGGTCATAGTAGCTGCGGACACTGCCGCCGTGCGGTCCGGCCTCCGTGTAGGCATGGCGGTAACCAAGGCCGAGGCGCTGACGCCGGGCTTGCTGATCGAGGATGCCGAACCGGCCGCTGATGCGGAGGCGCTGGAGCGACTGGCGCTGTGGGTCCTCCAGCGCTACGCTCCGATCGTCGCCGCCGATCCCCCCGATGGGCTGGTGATCGACACCACCGGCACCGACCATCTGCATGGCGGCGAGGCGGCCATGGTCGGCGGCTTGGTCGATCGTCTTGCAGGCTCCCAGGTAGCGGCCCGTGCCGCCTGCGCCGATAGTTGGGGTGCGGCCCATGCCTTCGCCCGCCATGGCGCTCGTTCGGCCATCATCCTGCCTCCCGGCGAAAGCAACGGCCGGCTGCTCGATCTGCCGATCTGCGCCCTGCGCCTGCCGTTGAAGACGATTGAGGGCCTGCTCATGCTGGGCTTCGAGCGCATCGGCGAACTCGCCGCCACGCCCCGAGCCCCACTGGCCCTGCGCTTTGGGCCGGAGGTGGGTCGGAGACTCGACCAGGCATTCGGCCGGCTGGCCGAGCCGATCGACCCGATCCGCGCACCGGAACAGGTCGAGGTCATACGTTCCTTCGCCGAGCCGATTGGCGCCGCCGAGACCATCGCCCGCTACACGGCCAAGCTGGTGGTAGGGCTCTGCGCCCTGCTGGAGGAGCGCGGCCTCGGCGCTCGCCGCGTCGACCTGCTGTTTCACCGGGTCGATAACCGTATCGAGGCCATCCGCGTCGGCGTGGTCCTGCCCCTGCGCGATGCCAAGCGCCTGACCCGCCTCCTGTGCGACCGCATCGAGACGGTCGATCCCGGCTTCGGCATCGAGCGCATGTGCCTGACCGCCACCGAGGCAGAGCCCCTGGGCGCCCAGCAGGTGGTGTCCTCCCTGGGCGGCGAGCCCGAGGCCGACGTCACCGGACTGATCGACGTCCTGGCCAATCGCATCGGCGAAGAACGCCTCTACCGTGTCGCCGCCGTCGCCAGCGACGTGCCAGAGCGCTCGGTGATACGTATCCCGGCATCGTCTGCCGATACCGGCGTCGGCTGGCCCGACCACTGGCCGCGGCCGTCGCGCCTGCTGGCCCGGCCCGAGCCGATCGAGGCGATGGCCCTGCTGCCCGACCATCCGCCGGTGGCTTTCACCTGGCGCGGCATCCGCCGCCGGGTGAAGCGCGCGGACGGCCCGGAACGGGTGTTCGGCGAGTGGTGGCGGCGGGACGCCGAACTGGTGGCCGTGCGCGACTACTTCCAGGTCGAGGATGAGCAGGGCGAGCGCTTCTGGATCTACCGTGCCGGCGATGGCGAGCACGCCGACAGCGGATCCCAGGGCTGGTTCCTCCACGGCATCTTCGGATGA